Genomic window (Candidatus Scalindua japonica):
TGAAAGTAGCCACGCCTTTATCATGAAAAATACCCTGGTAATTAATCAGGTTAAATATTTCTTGAAACACGGTTTTTTTGAAAGGTAAGAAAATGGAGAAAACATCATCATTTAAATCGAATGGCTTCAGGGCACTGTTGACAACTCAATTTCTGGGCGCTTTTAATGATAACGCGTTTAAACTGGTTATCTCACTGATAGCGGTAAACAGCTTTGCTGATAAAGCTGGTGGAGGAAGTCAATATATCGCCCTGGCTGGCGTGATGGTGGTACTGCCATTTATCCTTTTTTCATCTTATGCCGGGTTCCTGGCAGACAGGTTTAGTAAAAAATGTTATCATGTTCTGAGTGAAGGTTGCTGAGGTTGTCGTAATGGGCATCGGAACATTGGCTTTCTGTTTTGGAAATATATATGCCATGATGATAGTGCCGTTTCTGATGGGGACGGAAAGGGACGAATATTAGATACAAACAATTTCATCGCGTTTTGCAGCATACTTCTGTCGTCAGCAATGCTTTGGCTTTTTGCCAATGTATTGAAATGCAGCCCCGCGCTGATATTTGTTATTTTCGAGTTACTCTCTTTTTTTGTAATTGCGTACATTTGCAAACTCCTCCCGGAGTTTCTTTTAAGGTTTGTCTCATATATCATCACACATACGTTTTACAGAATCAGGGTCATTAGTAGAGAAAATATTCCTGAGGATGGTGGAGCGCTGATTGTCTGCAACCATGTTTCTTATAATGATGGCAGCCTTGTGTTTGCGTGTACTCAGAGGTTTATACGCTTTATGATGCGGAGGAAAATGCCCGGTAAATCTGAACTTTACGGTATCCGCTGAATCTGTATCTGAATCAATTCAGAAATGTGGGATCAAACATATTTATTCATCAAAAGAATTTGTAGAAAAAGCAAATATTAAAGCCCGAGACGAAATGGTCTGGGTTGAAGATCTAAGGCAGGAAGTAAGGTTTTTTGACAGGCTGCTTTCTCT
Coding sequences:
- a CDS encoding 1-acyl-sn-glycerol-3-phosphate acyltransferase, which produces MLWLFANVLKCSPALIFVIFELLSFFVIAYICKLLPEFLLRFVSYIITHTFYRIRVISRENIPEDGGALIVCNHVSYNDGSLVFACTQRFIRFMMRRKMPGKSELYGIR